Proteins from a genomic interval of Leptospira bandrabouensis:
- a CDS encoding AAA family ATPase translates to MADYILSEDLKEAVQVAEITKRPLLLKGEPGTGKTLLASFLAETKNLPLYRWHIKSTSLAKEGLYFYDAVSRLNDSRFPEEEAMLRVREVKNYIRLGALGEAFSQTDKAVVLIDEIDKADIEFPNDLLLELDKMEFFIPETKEHIIAKERPIVIITSNNEKELPDAFLRRCIFHYIEFPKREAMKEIIKAHYPSIQTEFMEKALAMFYSIRKIESLRKKPSTSELLDWIQVLLVSSENLDTNKIPFAGTLFKSEEDYRVYLN, encoded by the coding sequence ATGGCTGATTACATCTTGTCCGAAGATCTGAAAGAAGCGGTCCAAGTGGCAGAAATTACAAAACGACCGCTCCTCCTCAAGGGAGAGCCTGGGACAGGAAAAACCCTTCTTGCAAGTTTCCTTGCGGAAACTAAAAACCTCCCACTCTACAGATGGCATATCAAATCCACAAGTTTGGCAAAGGAAGGTTTGTATTTTTATGATGCCGTTTCGAGGCTGAATGACTCCCGGTTTCCAGAGGAAGAAGCTATGCTTAGGGTAAGGGAAGTTAAAAATTACATTCGTTTGGGTGCTTTGGGAGAAGCTTTTTCACAAACCGACAAAGCCGTTGTATTAATCGATGAAATTGATAAAGCAGACATCGAATTTCCAAACGACTTACTTCTGGAATTGGACAAAATGGAATTTTTCATTCCAGAAACCAAAGAACATATAATAGCAAAAGAAAGACCGATTGTCATCATTACTTCAAATAATGAAAAGGAACTTCCAGATGCCTTTCTTAGGAGATGCATTTTTCATTACATTGAATTTCCTAAACGAGAAGCAATGAAAGAAATTATCAAAGCCCATTATCCTTCCATCCAAACGGAATTTATGGAAAAAGCCTTAGCAATGTTTTATTCAATTCGAAAAATAGAAAGTCTCCGTAAAAAACCTTCTACAAGTGAACTGCTAGATTGGATCCAAGTTCTTCTCGTTTCTTCAGAAAATTTAGACACAAATAAAATTCCTTTTGCAGGAACCTTATTTAAATCGGAAGAAGACTACCGAGTTTATTTGAACTAA
- a CDS encoding 5-(carboxyamino)imidazole ribonucleotide synthase: MTNSSKENSTTKIGVLGSGQLGQMMGLEALPLGYDFFCYSPEKDSPCEKAGATATVASYEDLSSLKTFLSKIDVLSFEFENIPKSTLEYLESEKKQIQIFPPPKALVIAQDRFLEKTHFRKLGFRTADFFHLTKESSQMDTSIPYPWIIKTLRFGYDGKGQVKVKDEGEYKEFLQNAFFTGKEEYLVEEVIPFQKEISIILTRFQNGEIVCYGAVENEHKNHILDLSIFPARIPVGLNLEATEMASKLAESLDYVGTMGVEFFLKENHMYLNEFAPRPHNTGHFTQDCQSFSQFHLHVSAITGNHPPTDVRPKPTLMKNILGNEYKESLAIARTLLKDDRYQLHLYGKKDAKIGRKMGHMNFKGNLEEVNPLFHDL; encoded by the coding sequence ATGACCAACTCATCTAAAGAAAATTCGACTACAAAAATTGGTGTATTAGGTTCTGGCCAACTAGGACAAATGATGGGTTTAGAGGCCCTACCTCTCGGTTATGATTTTTTTTGTTATTCTCCGGAGAAAGATTCCCCTTGTGAAAAAGCAGGTGCTACTGCGACAGTTGCCTCCTACGAAGATCTATCTAGTTTAAAAACCTTTCTTTCTAAAATTGATGTTTTGAGTTTTGAATTTGAGAATATCCCAAAATCAACTTTAGAATATTTAGAATCGGAAAAAAAACAAATTCAGATTTTTCCACCGCCAAAGGCCCTTGTCATTGCCCAAGACCGATTTTTAGAAAAAACCCATTTTCGTAAGTTAGGTTTTCGAACTGCAGATTTTTTTCATTTAACCAAAGAATCTTCCCAAATGGATACTTCCATTCCCTACCCTTGGATCATTAAAACTCTTCGTTTTGGATACGATGGAAAAGGCCAAGTGAAAGTGAAAGATGAGGGAGAATACAAAGAGTTTTTACAGAATGCATTTTTCACGGGGAAAGAAGAATATTTAGTTGAGGAAGTAATTCCTTTTCAAAAAGAAATCAGTATCATCCTCACTCGTTTTCAAAATGGGGAAATTGTTTGTTATGGTGCTGTTGAAAACGAACATAAAAATCATATTTTAGATTTATCAATTTTTCCTGCGAGAATTCCTGTTGGATTAAATTTAGAAGCAACCGAAATGGCATCTAAACTTGCCGAATCTTTGGACTATGTAGGTACTATGGGTGTGGAATTTTTTCTGAAAGAAAACCATATGTATCTGAACGAGTTTGCACCGCGACCACACAATACAGGTCATTTTACGCAAGATTGTCAAAGTTTTTCTCAATTTCACTTACATGTTTCTGCAATTACCGGAAATCATCCCCCAACAGATGTTAGGCCAAAGCCAACTCTTATGAAAAATATTTTGGGAAATGAATATAAGGAAAGTTTGGCGATCGCAAGAACACTATTAAAAGATGATAGGTACCAACTTCATCTTTATGGAAAAAAAGATGCAAAAATTGGCAGAAAGATGGGGCATATGAATTTTAAAGGAAATTTAGAAGAGGTAAATCCCCTTTTCCACGATTTGTAA
- a CDS encoding UDP-N-acetylglucosamine--N-acetylmuramyl-(pentapeptide) pyrophosphoryl-undecaprenol N-acetylglucosamine transferase — translation MSGSVLIAAGGTGGHISPGVALAEVLAEKKSSFGFDEVYLHSLIRNKDNPDLLNPPCPVLWHNVPQLGGLRTLVYPFLFIFPFIKSIFLFRKLKIEAVIGMGGYSSLPSILYAVLFRKKLYLCEQNCVPGKITRIFSMFAEKIALSFPLADGYSISGKTIGNPIRRRVIPEQLNIRQNENLHEGKKNTVNVLVLGGSQGARQLNQMILKAMENPDIANKYKFRLLTGTSLYEETKRKSVGNAEIISYANDMKPNYEWANIVVARSGAGVLAECLVYGLPMILIPYPYAADNHQKENANFIESQGAAETIHSTSEDPTKLVQILLRWKDHSEILKEMGHKSLSLSNVNAAYQTASYFFH, via the coding sequence ATGAGTGGATCTGTTTTAATTGCAGCTGGTGGGACAGGCGGACATATTTCTCCTGGAGTGGCCCTTGCCGAAGTTTTGGCAGAAAAAAAATCATCTTTCGGATTCGATGAGGTGTATTTGCACTCTTTGATTCGAAACAAAGACAATCCTGATCTTTTAAATCCACCTTGTCCCGTCCTTTGGCATAATGTACCACAGTTAGGTGGACTGCGCACGTTAGTTTATCCTTTTTTATTTATATTCCCTTTTATAAAATCGATTTTTCTTTTTAGAAAATTAAAGATAGAAGCAGTGATTGGAATGGGAGGATATTCTAGCCTTCCTTCCATTCTATATGCAGTTCTTTTTCGAAAAAAATTATACTTATGTGAACAAAACTGTGTGCCAGGAAAAATCACTCGCATCTTTTCAATGTTTGCTGAAAAAATTGCGCTTAGTTTCCCTTTAGCTGATGGTTATTCGATTTCAGGAAAAACAATTGGAAATCCCATCCGTAGGCGTGTTATTCCGGAACAACTAAACATCAGGCAAAATGAAAACTTACATGAAGGAAAAAAGAATACAGTAAATGTTCTTGTTCTTGGTGGCTCACAAGGCGCAAGGCAACTCAACCAAATGATACTAAAAGCAATGGAAAATCCTGATATTGCTAACAAGTATAAGTTTCGATTGTTAACAGGAACTTCCCTGTATGAAGAAACAAAACGTAAGTCAGTAGGAAATGCTGAGATCATATCTTATGCAAACGATATGAAACCCAATTATGAATGGGCAAACATCGTAGTGGCAAGATCTGGTGCGGGTGTCCTTGCGGAATGTTTGGTTTATGGTTTGCCAATGATTCTAATACCTTATCCTTATGCAGCTGACAATCACCAAAAAGAAAACGCTAACTTTATAGAATCACAAGGTGCCGCAGAAACCATCCATTCTACTTCAGAAGATCCAACGAAACTCGTTCAAATTTTACTAAGATGGAAAGACCATTCTGAAATCCTAAAAGAGATGGGTCATAAGTCCTTATCACTATCCAATGTAAATGCAGCTTATCAAACCGCTTCGTATTTTTTCCATTAA
- the murC gene encoding UDP-N-acetylmuramate--L-alanine ligase, whose translation MKGPILFLGIGGSGMSSLAHMALDLKLPVIGYDQKNSSITEYLKERGALIQNDISSIPLVGIEIVVYSSAINDKHKQVFDEIKSKNIPLKHRSEFMHLLVSNQRSISVAGSHGKTSTTTMVSQILTEVGMDPTIMIGGDTSLLEKRGGKMGGGEFAVYESDESDGTFLKHKASIRLLTNIDNDHLDYYKTREKLEDAFLEYISFKTEGDVVLFASDTGIKEVLQNKTKEIISSPQFRLFLCLEDKDTKSEWYRNLETKLGNHLIPVIYQIKEEILNFSFLEFKNINLHLPYPGVHYLTNGLVALVGSYAAGVTPKISNEILFRYIGVKRRQEVLGLWNGVIVMDDYGHHPTEISMVIRSLKNKLKSKGKLVVLFQPHRYTRTQLLLKELAESLSLADSLLILPIYSAGESPILGISHESFLPFLDHQNTELLKGEMDLDLLVIKNKLQKGDIFLCLGAGNVRDWGLRLLENQP comes from the coding sequence ATGAAAGGTCCTATTTTATTTTTGGGAATTGGTGGTAGTGGGATGTCAAGCCTTGCTCATATGGCTTTAGATCTAAAACTACCAGTGATTGGTTATGACCAAAAAAATTCGAGTATTACAGAATATTTAAAAGAACGTGGTGCTTTGATACAAAATGATATTTCATCTATCCCTTTAGTTGGAATTGAGATAGTTGTTTATAGTTCGGCCATAAATGATAAACACAAACAGGTGTTTGATGAAATTAAGAGTAAAAATATTCCGCTAAAACATAGATCGGAATTTATGCATCTTCTTGTTTCGAATCAGAGATCGATATCCGTTGCTGGAAGTCATGGCAAAACATCAACAACTACTATGGTTTCTCAAATTCTCACAGAAGTTGGAATGGACCCAACCATTATGATTGGAGGAGACACAAGTCTTTTAGAAAAACGTGGCGGGAAAATGGGAGGGGGAGAATTTGCTGTTTATGAATCGGATGAATCCGATGGCACTTTTTTAAAACACAAAGCCTCCATTCGTTTATTAACAAATATTGATAATGACCATCTAGATTATTACAAAACCAGAGAAAAACTAGAAGATGCCTTCCTAGAATATATCTCTTTCAAAACAGAGGGCGATGTTGTATTGTTTGCCAGTGACACAGGAATCAAAGAGGTTCTACAGAATAAAACGAAGGAAATCATTTCCTCTCCCCAATTTCGACTTTTCCTTTGTTTAGAAGACAAAGATACAAAATCAGAATGGTATCGAAATTTAGAAACGAAACTAGGAAATCATCTGATTCCGGTGATTTACCAAATCAAAGAAGAAATCCTAAATTTTTCCTTTTTGGAATTTAAAAACATAAACTTACATTTACCCTATCCCGGTGTTCATTATCTTACCAACGGACTTGTTGCGTTAGTGGGAAGTTATGCGGCGGGGGTTACTCCCAAAATTTCAAATGAAATCCTCTTTCGTTATATCGGAGTGAAACGAAGACAAGAGGTGCTAGGACTTTGGAATGGAGTGATAGTCATGGATGATTATGGTCACCATCCCACTGAAATTTCTATGGTCATTCGGTCTTTAAAAAATAAATTGAAATCAAAAGGAAAACTAGTTGTACTTTTCCAACCACACCGTTATACACGCACTCAATTGTTATTAAAAGAACTAGCAGAGTCACTTTCGCTTGCGGATAGTTTACTGATCCTTCCCATTTATTCTGCTGGCGAATCTCCGATTTTGGGGATCAGTCACGAATCATTTCTTCCTTTTCTAGATCATCAAAATACAGAATTACTAAAAGGAGAAATGGATTTAGATCTTTTGGTGATCAAAAACAAATTACAAAAGGGCGATATATTCCTATGTTTAGGAGCAGGTAATGTAAGAGATTGGGGACTTCGACTTCTCGAGAACCAACCTTAA
- a CDS encoding UDP-N-acetylmuramoyl-tripeptide--D-alanyl-D-alanine ligase — MIAPFEYSLSTILSLFSKDPHWDRTENPSFRWITTSSVETKPGSLFVPLRGTRDGHEFIPDALSKGAIAFLCEKNHPILKQLTKENLDKAIIVSDSLKALGVLARYHRDRFNPIVLAVTGSSGKTTTKDLLGGLFGFLKKDSLVVTEKNYNNEIGLPFTLFRINEKTRVVICELGMNHRGEISRLSLIARPTHSLITNIGSAHIENLKSREAIAEEKIDIISGMETNAVLFVPDDLDFLNRVKIRTKKQNIKLEVWNHKKNPILKVSKIESNGFRLDWEGKEIHWKLPGSKLLSNVRGMMAVGIHFGISTDHIANTIQNYKSPDKRLNINKGYYTIIDDCYNANPESMFSSIGAAEQFAGHRNLVWILGSMKELGKFSKYYHEEIGKEIQRIGKGILLGFGEETKPMVKQVPGARCFTEVEELIQFVKTTIPKNSVLLVKGSRSMKMERIVLGLETFKG; from the coding sequence ATGATCGCACCATTTGAATATTCCTTGTCAACTATTCTAAGTTTGTTTTCTAAAGACCCCCATTGGGACCGGACAGAAAACCCATCCTTTCGTTGGATCACAACCTCTTCTGTTGAGACAAAACCTGGATCATTGTTTGTTCCTTTACGTGGAACAAGAGATGGTCACGAATTTATTCCCGATGCCCTTAGTAAAGGTGCCATAGCTTTTCTTTGCGAAAAAAATCATCCCATTCTAAAACAACTCACAAAAGAAAATTTAGACAAGGCGATAATTGTTTCCGATAGTTTGAAGGCACTGGGTGTTCTTGCCCGTTATCATAGAGATAGGTTTAATCCAATTGTCCTTGCGGTCACTGGCTCCTCAGGGAAAACAACGACAAAGGATTTGTTAGGTGGGCTTTTTGGATTTTTAAAAAAAGATAGTTTGGTTGTTACTGAAAAAAATTACAATAATGAGATTGGACTTCCCTTTACCTTGTTTCGAATCAATGAAAAAACTCGGGTGGTCATTTGTGAATTAGGAATGAACCACAGGGGTGAAATTTCTCGTCTTTCTTTGATCGCAAGACCAACTCATTCTTTAATTACTAATATTGGTTCTGCTCATATTGAAAATCTAAAAAGCCGGGAAGCCATTGCGGAAGAAAAAATTGATATCATTTCTGGAATGGAAACCAATGCCGTTTTATTTGTGCCCGATGATTTGGATTTTTTGAATCGGGTCAAAATTAGAACCAAAAAACAAAATATAAAATTAGAAGTTTGGAACCACAAAAAAAATCCAATTTTAAAGGTTAGTAAAATAGAATCCAATGGATTTCGACTGGATTGGGAAGGAAAGGAAATTCACTGGAAACTCCCAGGATCAAAACTTCTCAGTAATGTACGTGGAATGATGGCTGTCGGAATTCATTTTGGAATTTCGACAGATCATATTGCTAATACAATTCAAAATTACAAAAGTCCAGACAAACGATTGAATATCAATAAAGGATATTATACGATTATTGACGATTGTTATAATGCCAATCCTGAATCTATGTTTTCTAGTATTGGTGCTGCAGAACAATTTGCCGGGCATCGTAACCTTGTATGGATCCTCGGATCCATGAAGGAACTTGGCAAATTTTCAAAATACTACCATGAAGAAATAGGTAAAGAAATACAAAGGATAGGTAAAGGTATCTTACTTGGGTTTGGTGAAGAAACAAAACCCATGGTAAAACAAGTCCCTGGAGCTCGATGTTTTACTGAGGTAGAGGAACTCATTCAATTTGTAAAAACAACAATTCCTAAAAATTCTGTATTACTCGTAAAGGGTTCTCGGTCGATGAAAATGGAAAGAATTGTTCTAGGCTTAGAAACTTTTAAGGGTTGA
- a CDS encoding lipoprotein signal peptidase, protein MNLPKTPFFSVFKPGYLAFVAFGLFLDLSSKYIIITKMLAHESIPVLGDFFRLSLTFNTGFVFGLFQDNALPSLFATGFAIVFLIFYRWQNADLGNAWGWNFVMAGAFGNFLDKFFVKIPGVGFRFGFTPEKPGIEFIGVVDFLDFEWPDFLLFDRWPAFNVADSCVSIGIVILLLTMDWKELDKK, encoded by the coding sequence ATGAATCTACCTAAAACCCCATTTTTTTCGGTTTTTAAACCTGGATATCTTGCCTTTGTCGCATTTGGACTTTTTTTAGATTTATCATCCAAATATATCATTATTACTAAAATGTTAGCTCATGAAAGTATCCCTGTGCTAGGTGATTTTTTCCGATTGTCTTTAACTTTTAACACAGGTTTTGTTTTTGGTTTATTCCAAGACAATGCACTTCCATCTTTATTTGCTACTGGATTTGCCATTGTATTTTTAATTTTTTACCGCTGGCAAAATGCTGATTTAGGCAATGCTTGGGGCTGGAATTTCGTAATGGCAGGAGCTTTTGGAAACTTTTTAGATAAATTCTTTGTAAAGATTCCCGGTGTAGGATTTCGATTTGGATTCACCCCGGAAAAACCAGGAATCGAATTTATTGGTGTGGTGGATTTTTTAGATTTTGAATGGCCAGATTTTTTACTCTTCGACCGCTGGCCTGCCTTCAACGTAGCAGACTCCTGTGTTTCTATTGGAATCGTGATTTTACTCTTAACAATGGACTGGAAAGAGTTAGATAAAAAGTAA
- a CDS encoding ABC1 kinase family protein yields MNSKQNRSVSIYFFVIITWFEYLYLTKIKRKFKNETNYESARIEFLKRKGKETKNLFFQLGGVYIKIGQFISNLFHVLPEEFLWELQDLQDKIPPREFEEINKRWITDYGKPMVEIFSNLDTAAYASASTAQVHIGYYHDKKVAIKTLYPGIEEDAIRDLKTISRVIWIIDRFVFKISAKEVNEQLHSMIRAELDLRSELKNLKYTKQLFALEKDFYCPNPIDELCNKHTLVTEFVEGKKIYELIALEPHTKKNPHLEKLVRAYILMIFEYRFFHADPHPGNLIFMETGELCFIDFGAVQSISEEETRILERILIGAMRKDYHLITESLFELGAVTETLSKEELIQIVKYSLEKLNRILESTDHFRNIGLDTLRPKEDLRFLKEIQVSLKRLLSSLKLPPNFLSLHRVLALLLGNSSYLDPTRSMIDYAEKPFSQIVLKGSSLKKLWKDEGEEFITSLFSLPKELNEFLYKWNRGEFQTPDSSRMEELRLKEIFTFGALGSIFFFFGMYYSEKFWKEPSILFYILSGLSFWSLAKSSLSYWKQK; encoded by the coding sequence ATGAACTCCAAACAAAACCGGTCTGTCTCTATTTATTTTTTTGTAATTATTACTTGGTTTGAATATCTTTATCTAACAAAAATTAAACGAAAATTTAAAAATGAAACCAATTATGAATCTGCAAGAATAGAATTTCTAAAAAGAAAAGGGAAGGAAACCAAAAATCTCTTTTTCCAGTTAGGTGGCGTATATATCAAAATTGGTCAATTTATAAGCAATTTATTCCATGTTTTGCCAGAAGAATTTTTATGGGAACTCCAAGACCTACAAGACAAAATTCCACCAAGAGAATTTGAAGAAATAAACAAACGTTGGATCACTGATTATGGAAAACCAATGGTCGAAATTTTTTCAAATTTGGATACCGCGGCTTACGCAAGTGCATCCACCGCACAAGTTCATATTGGCTATTATCACGACAAAAAAGTAGCAATCAAAACCTTATACCCAGGAATTGAAGAAGATGCCATTAGGGATTTAAAAACCATCTCAAGGGTAATTTGGATCATTGACCGTTTTGTATTCAAAATTTCTGCCAAAGAAGTCAATGAACAATTGCATTCTATGATTCGTGCAGAACTTGATCTACGTAGCGAACTAAAAAACCTAAAGTACACCAAACAATTATTTGCTTTAGAAAAAGATTTTTATTGCCCGAATCCAATTGATGAACTCTGTAATAAACATACACTCGTCACAGAATTTGTTGAAGGAAAGAAAATTTACGAATTAATCGCTTTAGAACCTCATACCAAAAAGAATCCACATTTAGAAAAATTGGTTCGAGCTTATATCTTAATGATTTTCGAATACCGCTTTTTTCATGCGGACCCACATCCAGGGAATTTAATTTTTATGGAAACGGGAGAACTTTGTTTTATTGATTTTGGAGCCGTCCAGTCTATCTCTGAAGAAGAAACCCGCATTTTAGAAAGAATTCTAATTGGTGCGATGAGAAAAGACTACCACCTAATCACAGAATCCTTATTTGAACTCGGAGCCGTGACAGAAACCTTATCCAAAGAAGAACTCATCCAAATTGTAAAATATTCACTCGAAAAACTAAATCGTATTTTGGAATCGACTGATCATTTCCGAAACATAGGACTCGATACACTTAGGCCCAAAGAAGACCTTCGTTTTTTAAAAGAAATTCAAGTGAGTTTAAAACGCCTACTTTCCAGCCTAAAACTTCCTCCCAATTTTCTTAGCCTCCACCGCGTACTTGCTTTGTTACTTGGAAACTCATCCTATTTAGATCCAACTCGCTCCATGATCGATTACGCAGAAAAACCATTTTCACAAATCGTTCTAAAGGGAAGTTCTTTAAAAAAACTGTGGAAAGACGAAGGAGAAGAATTTATCACAAGTCTCTTTTCCTTACCGAAGGAATTAAATGAGTTTTTATACAAATGGAATCGAGGAGAGTTCCAAACCCCGGATTCTTCCAGAATGGAGGAGTTAAGGCTGAAAGAAATATTTACCTTTGGAGCTTTAGGGTCGATATTTTTCTTTTTCGGAATGTATTATTCGGAAAAATTCTGGAAAGAACCAAGCATATTATTTTACATACTATCAGGACTTAGTTTTTGGTCTTTGGCCAAATCAAGTCTAAGTTATTGGAAACAAAAATAA
- a CDS encoding Gfo/Idh/MocA family oxidoreductase, which produces MKRSKIKTILIGLGRIGSSLETDPYRKKPCTHMGVLQSEWGKEKFEFILGLDSDPKKCESFQSFWKTQAERVDCDPKNVKFPKSIQLAVISTPSVFHEDWAIHCIRQGIPNLLIEKPVALSESGAKRIQKLASQYKTRIWINHERRYHPSYRYVKDQLTKGHLGNLKSIRASVFTSAKNPGLAFSKQGGGPLLHDGTHAVDLLHWLIGKPKLVEAKLEHPKKGAIESRAVAWFRSKTGVDVFLDVSGERKYFQFELDLHTDSHRIICSNDGFQFFQSKSSKLYKGFQSLSPYEPPGFPNPKTANAFLGIYEEISQVIMGKKQTMEGTLSDNIEILNMIESIYRQKK; this is translated from the coding sequence ATGAAACGATCCAAAATCAAAACCATCCTGATCGGTCTTGGACGGATTGGATCCAGTTTAGAAACAGACCCATATCGTAAAAAACCATGTACTCATATGGGAGTCCTCCAGTCCGAATGGGGGAAGGAAAAATTTGAATTCATTTTAGGTTTGGACAGTGATCCTAAAAAATGTGAATCCTTCCAGAGTTTTTGGAAAACCCAGGCAGAGAGAGTGGACTGCGATCCTAAAAATGTCAAATTCCCAAAGTCCATCCAATTGGCTGTCATTTCCACTCCCAGTGTTTTTCATGAAGACTGGGCCATCCATTGCATTCGCCAGGGGATTCCCAATTTACTCATCGAAAAACCGGTTGCCCTTTCCGAATCGGGAGCCAAAAGGATCCAAAAACTCGCCAGTCAGTATAAAACAAGAATTTGGATCAACCATGAAAGGCGTTACCATCCCAGTTATCGGTATGTCAAAGACCAACTAACAAAAGGTCATTTAGGAAATCTAAAATCCATTCGGGCCTCCGTGTTTACCTCTGCAAAAAACCCAGGGTTAGCCTTTTCCAAACAAGGAGGGGGACCTTTACTCCATGATGGAACCCATGCTGTAGACCTCCTGCATTGGCTCATTGGCAAACCTAAGTTAGTGGAAGCTAAATTAGAACACCCAAAAAAAGGGGCAATAGAATCAAGGGCTGTGGCCTGGTTTCGATCCAAAACTGGTGTGGATGTATTTTTAGATGTCAGTGGCGAAAGGAAATATTTTCAATTTGAATTAGACTTACATACCGACTCTCATAGAATCATTTGTTCCAATGACGGATTTCAATTTTTCCAATCGAAATCCTCAAAATTATACAAAGGATTTCAAAGTTTATCTCCCTACGAACCACCTGGTTTTCCAAATCCTAAAACGGCAAATGCATTTCTAGGAATCTATGAGGAAATCTCACAGGTGATTATGGGGAAAAAACAAACGATGGAAGGCACTCTTTCAGACAATATTGAGATTCTAAACATGATAGAATCTATTTATAGGCAAAAAAAATGA
- the purE gene encoding 5-(carboxyamino)imidazole ribonucleotide mutase: MPTNLPKVAVIMGSHSDWETMKEACDILTEFGIPFEKEIVSAHRSPERMVEFAKSAKQNGFGVIIAGAGGAAHLPGMTASLTTLPVLGVPVQSKALNGMDSLLSIVQMPKGVPVATLAIGTSGAANAGLLAVRILSLLDNSLHNQLASYADTNRKLALSKNDQLI, from the coding sequence ATGCCTACAAATCTTCCCAAAGTAGCTGTGATTATGGGTTCTCATTCTGATTGGGAAACCATGAAAGAAGCCTGTGATATTTTGACTGAGTTTGGAATTCCTTTTGAAAAAGAAATTGTTTCGGCTCATCGTTCCCCGGAACGAATGGTGGAGTTTGCAAAATCAGCAAAACAGAATGGGTTTGGGGTCATTATTGCTGGAGCTGGTGGTGCGGCTCATTTACCAGGAATGACTGCTTCCCTTACCACTTTACCTGTATTAGGTGTTCCTGTTCAATCCAAGGCTCTGAATGGAATGGATAGTTTACTTTCTATTGTACAAATGCCAAAAGGTGTCCCTGTGGCAACCTTAGCCATTGGAACCAGTGGTGCAGCCAACGCAGGATTACTGGCAGTCCGTATTCTTTCCCTATTAGATAATTCACTTCACAATCAATTGGCATCTTATGCGGACACAAATCGCAAATTAGCACTTTCCAAAAATGACCAACTCATCTAA
- a CDS encoding amidohydrolase, which yields MAVIKIAIYQKNLHKRISTEEISKIQQTKAHFLILPEGFPHLFQSESPENATKHEKEYQDHLLEISESFSGVILGGTHYRKNEEGNLVCALPILQSLVLVDFYEKKSPSSVKEPGVVPGKTESIFIMGGLRFGLLVGEDLENESIWDEFKKEDIEIIFYLSHTDEKRSYEEDLTYFASLAKEKSVHFIRVCGSSDGKPARSLYASPSGINWKVGKIEEDKDVLKTLSVNVMRSYLL from the coding sequence ATGGCAGTCATCAAAATCGCAATCTATCAAAAGAACTTACACAAACGTATTAGTACTGAAGAAATTTCCAAAATCCAACAAACCAAGGCTCATTTTTTAATTTTACCAGAGGGATTCCCTCATTTGTTTCAAAGTGAGTCTCCGGAAAATGCTACCAAACACGAAAAGGAATACCAAGATCATTTATTGGAAATTTCAGAGTCTTTTTCTGGTGTGATTCTTGGTGGCACACATTATCGAAAAAATGAAGAAGGTAATTTGGTTTGTGCCTTACCCATACTTCAATCTCTAGTTTTAGTCGATTTTTATGAAAAAAAGTCGCCCTCTTCTGTCAAAGAGCCGGGAGTAGTTCCTGGAAAAACTGAATCTATATTTATTATGGGTGGTCTTCGTTTTGGACTTCTTGTCGGTGAAGATTTAGAAAATGAATCTATTTGGGATGAATTTAAAAAAGAAGATATAGAGATTATATTCTATTTATCACATACAGATGAAAAACGTTCTTACGAAGAAGACCTAACCTATTTTGCTTCTTTAGCAAAGGAAAAATCTGTCCATTTCATTCGTGTTTGCGGATCATCCGATGGAAAACCTGCTCGAAGTCTATATGCTTCTCCCTCTGGAATCAACTGGAAAGTGGGAAAAATTGAAGAAGACAAAGATGTATTAAAAACTTTGTCAGTGAATGTGATGAGAAGTTATTTGTTATAA